The following coding sequences lie in one Rutidosis leptorrhynchoides isolate AG116_Rl617_1_P2 chromosome 6, CSIRO_AGI_Rlap_v1, whole genome shotgun sequence genomic window:
- the LOC139852271 gene encoding common plant regulatory factor 1-like isoform X1 codes for MGSGEETKTCKPEKSSSTPPQPEHQPPNVHAYPDWAAMQAYYGPRMAVPPYYNSTVAPGHAPPPYMWAPPQHMMPPYAAMYPHGGVYPHPGVPLASPMSTDSPAKSSGNTDRVMMKKMKGFDGLEMSLGNGNGNGNGDSAGGGTDNGNSHSGETEGSSEGSDGNTTEGGRNSGKRSREESPNIPAKVCKTEPLSGQFFLGEQNGASKEMTALTVTPSKVSDSELKKSPSLMTSATLAMVPSDSLLQNERELKRERRKQSNRESARRSRLRKQAEAEELAIKVEALTSENLNLKSEINRLADNSERLKYQNANLMEKLKNAQKKQNTEDPHPDNPMGLSLSTANFLSKVDNGSSLSSGHSEEVYDNNNNNQKSGAKLRQLLDASPCADAVAAN; via the exons ATGGGTAGCGGTGAAGAGACAAAGACTTGTAAACCTGAAAAATCATCTTCAACTCCACCTCAACCG GAGCATCAGCCACCCAATGTTCATGCATATCCCGATTGGGCAGCTATGCAG GCTTATTATGGCCCTAGAATGGCTGTACCACCTTATTACAACTCAACTGTTGCTCCTGGTCATGCACCTCCTCCTTACATGTGGGCTCCACCTCAG CATATGATGCCACCTTATGCAGCTATGTATCCACATGGCGGTGTTTACCCACATCCTGGAGTTCCTCTA GCAAGTCCAATGAGCACTGATTCTCCTGCCAAGTCATCTGGGAACACTGATCGTGTTATGATGAAGAAAATGAAAGGATTCGATGGTTTGGAAATGTCATTAGGAAACGGAAACGGAAACGGAAACGGTGATAGTGCTGGTGGTGGAACTGACAATGGGAACTCTCACAG TGGGGAGACAGAAGGTTCTAGTGAAGGAAGTGACGGTAATACAACAGAG GGGGGTCGTAATAGTGGGAAAAGGAGTCGTGAAGAATCACCAAATATCC CAGCTAAAGTTTGCAAGACTGAGCCATTGAGTGGACAATTTTTTCTTGGTGAACAAAATGGAGCTTCAAAGGAAATGACTGCTCTTACTGTAACGCCGTCTAAGGTCTCTGATTCTGAGCTGAAAAAATCTCCCAGTTTAATGACCTCAGCTACTCTTGCAATGGTGCCGAGTGATTCCCTGTTGCAG AATGAGCGAGAACTTAAAAGGGAAAGGAGAAAGCAGTCTAATCGTGAATCGGCCAGGAGGTCTAGATTGAGGAAACAG GCTGAAGCTGAAGAACTTGCAATTAAAGTTGAAGCCCTCACTAGTGAAAATTTGAACCTCAAGTCTGAGATTAACCGTTTGGCTGACAACTCTGAGAGACTCAAGTATCAAAACGCCAATCTAATG GAAAAACTAAAAAATGCACAGAAGAAACAAAATACCGAAGACCCACATCCCGACAACCCAATGGGCCTGTCTCTTAGCACGGCTAACTTTCTTTCTAAAGTTGACAATGGTTCTAGTTTGAGTTCTGGTCATTCAGAAGAAGTTtatgataataacaacaataaccaaAAATCTGGTGCAAAATTGCGTCAACTACTGGATGCTAGCCCATGTGCTGATGCTGTTGCTGCAaactaa
- the LOC139852271 gene encoding common plant regulatory factor 1-like isoform X2 produces the protein MGSGEETKTCKPEKSSSTPPQPEHQPPNVHAYPDWAAMQAYYGPRMAVPPYYNSTVAPGHAPPPYMWAPPQHMMPPYAAMYPHGGVYPHPGVPLASPMSTDSPAKSSGNTDRVMMKKMKGFDGLEMSLGNGNGNGNGDSAGGGTDNGNSHSGETEGSSEGSDGNTTEGGRNSGKRSREESPNIPKVCKTEPLSGQFFLGEQNGASKEMTALTVTPSKVSDSELKKSPSLMTSATLAMVPSDSLLQNERELKRERRKQSNRESARRSRLRKQAEAEELAIKVEALTSENLNLKSEINRLADNSERLKYQNANLMEKLKNAQKKQNTEDPHPDNPMGLSLSTANFLSKVDNGSSLSSGHSEEVYDNNNNNQKSGAKLRQLLDASPCADAVAAN, from the exons ATGGGTAGCGGTGAAGAGACAAAGACTTGTAAACCTGAAAAATCATCTTCAACTCCACCTCAACCG GAGCATCAGCCACCCAATGTTCATGCATATCCCGATTGGGCAGCTATGCAG GCTTATTATGGCCCTAGAATGGCTGTACCACCTTATTACAACTCAACTGTTGCTCCTGGTCATGCACCTCCTCCTTACATGTGGGCTCCACCTCAG CATATGATGCCACCTTATGCAGCTATGTATCCACATGGCGGTGTTTACCCACATCCTGGAGTTCCTCTA GCAAGTCCAATGAGCACTGATTCTCCTGCCAAGTCATCTGGGAACACTGATCGTGTTATGATGAAGAAAATGAAAGGATTCGATGGTTTGGAAATGTCATTAGGAAACGGAAACGGAAACGGAAACGGTGATAGTGCTGGTGGTGGAACTGACAATGGGAACTCTCACAG TGGGGAGACAGAAGGTTCTAGTGAAGGAAGTGACGGTAATACAACAGAG GGGGGTCGTAATAGTGGGAAAAGGAGTCGTGAAGAATCACCAAATATCC CTAAAGTTTGCAAGACTGAGCCATTGAGTGGACAATTTTTTCTTGGTGAACAAAATGGAGCTTCAAAGGAAATGACTGCTCTTACTGTAACGCCGTCTAAGGTCTCTGATTCTGAGCTGAAAAAATCTCCCAGTTTAATGACCTCAGCTACTCTTGCAATGGTGCCGAGTGATTCCCTGTTGCAG AATGAGCGAGAACTTAAAAGGGAAAGGAGAAAGCAGTCTAATCGTGAATCGGCCAGGAGGTCTAGATTGAGGAAACAG GCTGAAGCTGAAGAACTTGCAATTAAAGTTGAAGCCCTCACTAGTGAAAATTTGAACCTCAAGTCTGAGATTAACCGTTTGGCTGACAACTCTGAGAGACTCAAGTATCAAAACGCCAATCTAATG GAAAAACTAAAAAATGCACAGAAGAAACAAAATACCGAAGACCCACATCCCGACAACCCAATGGGCCTGTCTCTTAGCACGGCTAACTTTCTTTCTAAAGTTGACAATGGTTCTAGTTTGAGTTCTGGTCATTCAGAAGAAGTTtatgataataacaacaataaccaaAAATCTGGTGCAAAATTGCGTCAACTACTGGATGCTAGCCCATGTGCTGATGCTGTTGCTGCAaactaa